The DNA window GAGCCTTTGCAAGAGCCCAAGTACTCTTACAGTTGGAGCCTAAAGATAGTGGAGATTATGTGCTAATCTCCAATCTGTATGCATACGAGCAGCGTAGATGTGCATGAGGTGAGAAGGACAATGCTTTATGAAGGAGTGAGAAAAACTCCAAGGAAAAGCCTTGTAGAGTTGGGAAATCATGTCCATGAATTTGTTATGGGTGATTGGACTCATCCTCAAAGTAAGACAATAAATGAAATTCTAGTGGAGATAGCGAAGAAGTTGAAATTGGCAGGTTACGTGCCAATTTCAACTTGACCAATATAATCgtaaggagaagaaaaaacactcTCTGTGCATGCCATGTTTCTCCCTTACTTGCCGTGATTATACCGCTTGTTgctgtcttttatttttccgGACTGTGTGAGGGTGGATATGAAGATTTTGAGCTGCATGCCTTGGAAACCACGACTAGCATTTGGTCTTCTTCACGTGATTTGACTATACATGCAACTGGTGACTGATGTGGCAGTGACAATGACATGAAAGCTGGTGCTTTTCTGGTGGCTTCTTGTATGCATCAGGGAAGACTGGAGAGGACTGCTGGAGTGGAACCCGTGAGTGTACTTGTTGCATGTGAGTGTGGAGAGTGTAGCAGCATGCATGGGAGGAGATGGCAGGAGAGGGTGCAGCTCGGTCCATGTGTGCAGGGTGGATGTATGCGTTATTTGGTATATATACCAATGCACTTCCTTCTTCACAGCAACTTCAGCAACATATACTTGCCACGAGAACGTTTCCTGCATTTCACCATAATTTAGcttggaagaggaggaggagacagAAGATCAGGAGACAGAGATAGACAAGGACACAGAGGAAGAGTCTTCTGACTACAAGATGGAACGAAGATATTTGAGGTCTGCAGTTGCTAGACTAGCTACACGCAGGAGTAATAGGCGTGCATCTGGAACTCCATGCATGTTCCCCCATGATTTCTTCTTCGTCAGAGACTATTGTGGTTGACTCTCTTTCGCAAGCTCTTCGTCCAGTAAAGGTAGAGGTTGAGTCTAATTCGTGTTCTCGCCAGGATTTTCAAGTGATAGGCTATGCAAACCCTCTCGATCGACATCACATGGTCAAGGGATTTGGTGACCCCATGAGGGTGTTACCCCACGTTTTCATGGAGAAGATAGCGTGGCTACTGTAGGTACCAAATCCCATTTCTCACGTGCTTTGACTGTAATGTTGAATGTCTCTAATGGAAACTCAGGGAGAGAAAGATAGTTCGGAAAGTTTCTGAAAGTGTTCgatatttttcttattgctTCCTCAATGTGCATTACACCTTGTCTCCAGTTTTTGTTTCTGCTTTCCAATTGTACTATGTACTTGGGAAATCCTTGGTTCTCATCCGTCTCTTTAAGCTTTTTAGGAAGACGGAAGTCAGTGCGTGTCAATCAAGTTGCTTGCAGCAATACCATACTGAAGAGATCATTTTCCCTAACTTGGCTGCGTGAAACAACTCGgtaaaaagaaatgaagcaaAGCCCTGAGCAGAATCTTAATGGAGCAGCATAAATGAGAAGCATAGGAAAAGTTGAGAATGCAATCATGATTTTTAGTCTATGTTTTCAGTATCTTGGGAGTTGAATATTACacgttttttttagtttatcttgAAATTGATGGTGGGAGAAGTTTCTATTATGGGAAGAGGAAGTAATGTAGCCAGTTGCAGATTATGTTATACAGAGCAATGATATTTTTCTTGTCAGTATTAATGCTCCTGTCTAGCTCATGTAATATTAATATGACTGAGATGAAATTTCCGTTCGGAATTGCTTTCATGTTTCGACAATTTCAGATGTTATACGCTTCTTCCTCCTTTTGTCTATTCATTCTGATCGACTTGAGACTAGGTAGCAGAAGCCAAGGTAAGAGAAGATATGCTTTAACATCTCTCCGTCTTAAAacttttttgtgttgaaaaaacagaaaagagtgTATGTTAAGTATGACAATCAGTCTATTTGTCAGGTGACATGCTAGCTGTTGAACTATTATTTGTCTGTGTTCGACAGGAAGGTTCATTCCTTTGATAGTTGAAGTTGGCAGTGAAAGTTGATAGCAGTGGCAGTTGCCAATTTCCATCGACAAATGCATACCTGCTGCCTCTTTTCCTATCTTTCAACGGATACAGAtagttgttttttgaaaatggaATTCTTGAATATACCAACACAAGCAAAATCTTACAAAATTGTTTGTGAATCTGGAACTTGGAATATAGATTTAGTTGGTAAAACCAAGTTCCAGGTGAGATATCTATTGCAACCCTTCTTTTCTAGCTGTCTAATGTCAAAAACATCGACTCTCTCAGCTTATATACTACTATATATTACAGAGTTGGCAGGTAAATCGGTTTCTGAGTGCCTCCAAGGTAGTTCATTTAGTTCCATAGTATGCAGTTCCATGTACAATCTCTCCTGGTTTGTTCTCTTCCATTGCAGTCTACTTTGATCCAGCCTTTGCCATCTGAATCAGAGGAGACTCCTCTCTGTGAACGACTTGGTTATGGGTAGATTCATTTGCAGCCTTTCTCAACACTGTCTTCTTTTTTGCTTGCTTAGCCCAACCCACAAGCCCTTCTTGAACATGTTCATCAAATATTGCTTTCTTAAATGAACTTCCCATCtgcattataaaaagaaaacagaatcaCCCCTTCTCAGTCATACATCctggattattttttaacaagacACCTCGGTACTACAACATCTTTCGGTGAGAAAATTCTAACTTACCTGTGTCACAATTGCATAGAGTGGTAGGGTACTGTAACTGCAGAGCAACTGAATGAATGCCCTAAAAGATGGGATTGACATTAAAACAAAGCGTGTAATTAGAAGTTATGCCTTTATATATGGTAGAAAACACAATAGACATGAAAGTGAATTTACCCTATAACGAGTCTTGGAATAATATAACTAACTTGTCCCATTATGCAGGAGTCGAAACCATATTGTAGCTGTAATAGATTGTGAAAAATGTCACATATTTCAGTAGCCATTTGCTAAATGTTGTTAGGAAATGTAGTGTTGTGACTTTACCCATATCCAGAAGAAAAATGCCATTTCGAAAGAGTTTTGGAATAAAATGATGTGGATCAAAATAAGAACGATTTTAGGCTTGTTGAACCAGAAGTGATCATCTGAAGGATGAACAACCAAATCCCCTTGGACTGCTACATGTTTCTCGGCGACCTCATGGGCCAACTGAGAGATTACATGCTCCAACTTAGTTCCCACGGCTAGTAGAAGCTGCCAAAAGAGCACTACCTTtagattttcaaataaattcttaaacaacCTCTTTCATGGATAATAAGAGcaaaagtataaaataatagCAGTATAGGAAACGGTTGGACAGCTTACAATGAAGGGTATGAATGCAATCCAGAAATATGCATGCCAGCCTGCATAACAAAATCAGGTATAACCTTCCTTGCTCAGAAATGACTTTCATACCACAGGGCAGGATGGAAAACGGAGAGCATGGCATCAGCTTAATTATTTCTTATCAGCAAATTGACAAGGCATTTTTTAGGagtgaggaaaagaaaaggttttggCTTGTCGGTCACACATTCAGTTTTGGAAACCATAACTTCTTTGCAATCGGTTTTCTCTATTCTTGAATAGTTTTTGGTTCTAAATTGCACGAGTCATTGAAACTACACTAATTGCCAAATTCTGCACTATTAAGCTGCCTAAAAATGGTGTGCTGAGTTACTATAAGAATGCGTTTTAGTATAAGAGGTGCAAAATGATCCTCTAGTAATTGAAAGGCAATATTAATTAGCTTACCAGCAACATTCAGCAACAAGAAAAGAACCACAAATAACCAAAGATACCAACTGCAGCCGATGAAACCAGAAATTAGTACATTCACTTTGCACAGAAGAAACACTCATGGAATTAATGATATGCACTTTGAAAAGGATGGAACATGTTAGATTCCATGGAATTAAAGCTCCATGAAGGCATGAATTAATAGTTTGCATTGCATATGattagtggcatataaaaatcACTAACCTTATTCCAACAACTTTCTTAAAGTCAGCTTCAAGGGCTCGCATCATGTATTtgtgaaaattaaactttaggTTTCCCCTGCAATGAGTCTGTAGAAGAAACCCTTTAAAAATGTGAAGAAGAGTTTCTTTTCTACAaatctgagttttttttttaagaaacggATATGTAGAGTTTAAGTGTGAATAGAGTCATGAACCCACCATAATGAAGCCAAGTCGCAATGTGATATAATCAGATCTTGTTACCGATCCATAGAACTGCTTGAAAAATGATTGCTGAAAGTAAAAGTTAAAGAGCGAAGCCATTAGAAATATAATGAATCGTTTCTGAGATTTAATCTCATGATATGAAGAATGTCATATAAGAAGTTCATAAAACatgatcatttaattttatcaccCCTGATTGACTGGTGTTTGCTACATAAGACTGACATTAATTATGCATAGAGATTATGGTTTTCCAGCTAAGAGTTATTTCGCTTCGATAAAGTTTCTCATTGGCTTGTGCTGAAACTTGTGAAACAAATTTTTCACACTTAATGGAAAAGCATAATTAATAGGGGAATGTTTTCTTGGAGTCATaccaactaataaaaaaaatttaatctatagAAACTCGTCTTTAGACAGGAAATATTTTACGTGAAgcattttttcatatcaaaatcataattcaATAATTGGACGAGAAGATTTTTGGTACTGGGCAGTGTAGAACAAGTCCAAGTGGTTGTCGTTTCTACAAGTTTTGGTATTCAGTTTATCAAAGTTAGTTGTGGAAGGACTTACCACCCAACCCAGAAAGTAAGAATTCTTTCCAAAACCCAGATAGCGTGTCTTGATAAAATCATGGTCTTGAACATTCGTAAGCTTTGGATCTTGAGCTGAAAAAACATATGCATgtgtaaaaagaaaatcatcagGAGCTTGGAGAAAATATAGAAGTGCATCATTTGAGTCTGAAGTTAAGCCAGTATAATCAAGATAAAATTCTCAGGAGAACAAGCATGTAAGATCTTCCAGGTTGAACACACTGGACGTAATGGCTAACctatttcaaggaaaaaattaataagagaaaGTAAGCTACTAACAAGCAATACCTTGTTCTGGATCTTGTTCCTTGTTCGAGATAGAATCCTCCCAACGTTTCCACTGCCTTATCTGCACCGAAAAAGACATTTAACAAACACTATTCAATATGAGGGATCAGAGAATAATGCAGTAgttagggaaaaaaagaagaagcaagtgAATACGAGGAAATTACCTTAGCACTTCCGAAAAGAATGGTTAGAGCACAGAAAACCACATGCACACAAGCAAGCACGAAGATAAATATATGAAGATGATGCAGTGCTGTTGTAGATAACATAGGAACCTTTCCCTGGAATGTGATCAAAGAGGATAAATGTTAGCCATTTACTTGTAAATATCCATTTACCATCAAAGCACATGGCTAAGAGAAGGTTACCAATTCTTTCTTACAGCAGACATGAATTTACAAAATCCTGTCAAATCTGTTTGCTGACACATTTCATACTTTGTTTATTGAAGCTATTAAACAACAAAATGCCGCTTGCTTTAATCCGTACTTTAAAGGACTGGGCTCAAGttaatattttaagttataCTTAATGAAAACAGCTAGAATTGCATAGGATTTCAGCTTTCAAACACCATTAAGGGACCGTGAGTGATATCTTGAATACTGGAGAGCATGAATTTGAAGATTAACTGATAAACTGTGTCTTATCACAGaatatgtgtgtgtgagagatgTCACGAGTAATGAAATTCCGCTGCACGGATACGAGCAATTGAAACTTTAAGAAGAAGCAAATGTAGGACTGATTCCCCCAAAATTAAAAAGGGTGTTCTTGAATGTAGAGGTGTGGATAGAGAGTCAAGGCAGAAACTAAAGTGTCTATGGAAAGAGAGGTTACAGTTAAAGTTACAAACAAGGGTACCAAACAGGTCATTCAGTCTTTTACGAAAACTCTCTTTTGTTTCATTGACTAGGAAAAGCAAGCCAAATATTATAATCCATATTAATCATCAAGCATGTTCGGTTGAGGCCTGAACGTCTCCCTAGCCACTACAAGACTAATATATTCATCACCAAATTCAGTTTTCAAATATTCTGCGTGCGTAGAATCTATATATCAACCTGATCTTCTAATATTGTATAGCTCTTCCATCCAAATTCCTGTCCGTTCCCTTTAACATGAGCATGTAAGTAGaggtcttttctttttttattcaaaggaaaaaaaaacagagagtaaATGTAGTTGGTGCGGCAGCATAAGATCCGTGTTGCCTTGACAACCACTCCATCGAAATTAAATTTAGATCAGCAAATCAATGAGTGCTTACTAGTagtaataacaaaaagaaaatgagaatatATAGTACgtaggagtaattaattattgattaccTCGGGACAAGAATTAGCGGGGGAGTCCTCGGCTAATAGGCGTCGGGAAGTCCCACCaggaaagaaggaaaagaaagcctGGAAGTGGGCAGTAGTTCCTTTAGTTTCTTTCTTGCAGGGCAGCATTTTCTTAGACAAATCCTCAGAAATGCAGATAGTGTTAATTCTGCCTTGGAACACTGTCAGTAGCAGTGATATAAACCCCAAAAGCATCAACTCTGCACCAgcgaaaatcaaattaatcaactTCTAGATTATAAAACATCAATCTGCAGGATGCCAAACGAATTcctatatatgaatataatgatcgtgaattaatatatgatttaccTTCTTTGATTTTCTGTAAGGCTTCAAAGAGCGGTTTCTGGTGTTTTCTCTTCAATAACTGCAGATTAAgggataaaaaatgaagatgatCGCTTGTACTGCATAGATATAGCAAAAGAGATCGATGATAGAGATCAAAACTGGAACAAAGCATGGTAATcgaattcaatataaaaaaaacaagatgaagaagaaaagaaaaggaaggaaataAGAGTGATGGATGACCTTGCCAAGGAGGTGAAGGAATCTTTCAACAATAAGAGAAATGAGAACAATAGCAGAGCAAACCGCTGCCACAACCCATGTGGGAGTGTACTCTAA is part of the Populus trichocarpa isolate Nisqually-1 chromosome 7, P.trichocarpa_v4.1, whole genome shotgun sequence genome and encodes:
- the LOC7465598 gene encoding MLO-like protein 1 isoform X1, coding for MAEGGTTLEYTPTWVVAAVCSAIVLISLIVERFLHLLGKLLKRKHQKPLFEALQKIKEELMLLGFISLLLTVFQGRINTICISEDLSKKMLPCKKETKGTTAHFQAFFSFFPGGTSRRLLAEDSPANSCPEGKVPMLSTTALHHLHIFIFVLACVHVVFCALTILFGSAKIRQWKRWEDSISNKEQDPEQGIASQDPKLTNVQDHDFIKTRYLGFGKNSYFLGWVQSFFKQFYGSVTRSDYITLRLGFIMTHCRGNLKFNFHKYMMRALEADFKKVVGISWYLWLFVVLFLLLNVAGWHAYFWIAFIPFILLLAVGTKLEHVISQLAHEVAEKHVAVQGDLVVHPSDDHFWFNKPKIVLILIHIILFQNSFEMAFFFWIWLQYGFDSCIMGQVSYIIPRLVIGAFIQLLCSYSTLPLYAIVTQMGSSFKKAIFDEHVQEGLVGWAKQAKKKTVLRKAANESTHNQVVHREESPLIQMAKAGSK
- the LOC7465598 gene encoding MLO-like protein 1 isoform X2, which gives rise to MAEGGTTLEYTPTWVVAAVCSAIVLISLIVERFLHLLGKLLKRKHQKPLFEALQKIKEELMLLGFISLLLTVFQGRINTICISEDLSKKMLPCKKETKGTTAHFQAFFSFFPGGTSRRLLAEDSPANSCPEGKVPMLSTTALHHLHIFIFVLACVHVVFCALTILFGSAKIRQWKRWEDSISNKEQDPEQAQDPKLTNVQDHDFIKTRYLGFGKNSYFLGWVQSFFKQFYGSVTRSDYITLRLGFIMTHCRGNLKFNFHKYMMRALEADFKKVVGISWYLWLFVVLFLLLNVAGWHAYFWIAFIPFILLLAVGTKLEHVISQLAHEVAEKHVAVQGDLVVHPSDDHFWFNKPKIVLILIHIILFQNSFEMAFFFWIWLQYGFDSCIMGQVSYIIPRLVIGAFIQLLCSYSTLPLYAIVTQMGSSFKKAIFDEHVQEGLVGWAKQAKKKTVLRKAANESTHNQVVHREESPLIQMAKAGSK